Genomic segment of Bdellovibrionales bacterium:
TACTCATTCGCGGCGAGAACGGAACAGGCAAGGAACTTGTGGCTCGTGCCATCCATTATAACTCTCATCGAAAGTTTTCACCTTTCGTGGCCATCAACTGCGGAGCTCTCCCCGAAGGATTGATCGAAAGCGAACTCTTTGGCCATGAAAAAGGCGCTTTTACAGGAGCCGACGAAAGAAAGATCGGAAAATTTCAACTCGCCAATGATGGTACGTTATTCCTGGACGAAATCGGGGAACTTAAGCCGGAAATTCAGGTCAAACTCCTCCGAGTTCTCCAGGAGAAGAAGTTTAATCCTGTAGGCTCCCATCGCGAGTTGGAAACCTCGACTCGCATTATCGCGGCAACAAATCAAAATCTAGAGAAGCTGATCATTGACGGTCGATTCCGCGAAGATCTTTTTTATCGTCTCAACGTAATGCCGATCTTCCTTCCTCCACTTCGAGAACGCGTCGAAGACATCGAAAACCTCACTCATTATTTTATACAGAAATTCCGCGAAACGTATCAAAAGCCGGTTCCAACCGTGACGGATGAAGTTTTG
This window contains:
- a CDS encoding sigma-54 dependent transcriptional regulator, with the protein product MQKPTRILIVDDEADLRASIISILEQEIPSPLTCDQAATGLEAIKLVETNFYDLILMDVKMPEMDGLQALQKIKELDPRTFVVIITAHSNVRDAIEAIKEGAYDYLEKPINRAKLLEIYKKSQEAKDLVTDLVASLPIFDDDINTEFVGESQKMREVFNLVYKVSKVETTVLIRGENGTGKELVARAIHYNSHRKFSPFVAINCGALPEGLIESELFGHEKGAFTGADERKIGKFQLANDGTLFLDEIGELKPEIQVKLLRVLQEKKFNPVGSHRELETSTRIIAATNQNLEKLIIDGRFREDLFYRLNVMPIFLPPLRERVEDIENLTHYFIQKFRETYQKPVPTVTDEVL